A stretch of the Rhizomicrobium sp. genome encodes the following:
- a CDS encoding ATP-binding protein, whose amino-acid sequence MPSDAAHAVDYRVLFEQAPGLFMVLDIDFRVLAITDAYCHLARVRRDEVLGRRIFEMFADLPERPGTDAIEKLTASLERTLRLQRPDAMATRRFDPIWPEESGFLERYWSVMHSPILDEGGAVRWILHRIRDITRAVQDPESLSPVARLARDQEATIARLRAANEELASIDRLRAGLLRMSRLSTVATMASALAHEVAQPLAAARNYLAALKRYLSEPDAGDKVSEIAEKLSAQIDRAGDVVKSLRRYMESGRSALRREGFAVVVADAVRLSQGAIRDAGATVEIHVDAILPDVRIDRVQIQQVLVNLIANAAEAVRGCAERRIVVSARADTGGVRVDLADTGVGLPPEAAARLLHPYEAGRTGGLGLGLPICRQILEEHGGKLSADRNAPAGTVFFFTLPIAGDADGAATPM is encoded by the coding sequence ATGCCGTCCGATGCCGCACACGCCGTCGACTACCGGGTGCTGTTCGAGCAGGCGCCGGGTCTGTTCATGGTTCTCGACATCGACTTCCGCGTGCTGGCGATCACCGATGCCTATTGCCACCTCGCCCGCGTCCGGCGCGACGAGGTCCTCGGTCGCCGAATCTTCGAGATGTTCGCCGATCTGCCCGAACGTCCCGGCACCGACGCCATCGAAAAGCTGACCGCATCGCTGGAGCGGACCCTCAGGCTGCAGCGGCCCGACGCGATGGCGACCCGGCGTTTCGATCCGATCTGGCCTGAAGAGAGCGGCTTTCTCGAACGCTATTGGAGCGTCATGCATTCGCCGATCCTCGACGAGGGCGGTGCGGTGCGCTGGATTCTTCACCGGATCCGCGACATCACCCGCGCGGTCCAAGATCCCGAAAGCCTGTCGCCGGTCGCGCGCCTCGCCCGCGATCAGGAAGCCACCATCGCGCGGTTGCGGGCAGCCAACGAGGAACTGGCAAGCATCGACAGGCTGCGCGCGGGCCTGCTCCGGATGTCGCGTCTGAGCACGGTCGCGACGATGGCGTCGGCGCTCGCCCATGAGGTCGCGCAACCGCTCGCCGCGGCACGGAACTACCTTGCCGCACTCAAGCGCTACCTCTCTGAGCCCGACGCCGGCGACAAGGTTTCGGAGATCGCCGAAAAGCTCAGCGCGCAGATCGACCGTGCCGGCGACGTCGTCAAGAGCCTCCGGCGCTACATGGAGAGCGGCCGGTCGGCGTTGCGCCGCGAGGGCTTCGCGGTGGTCGTGGCGGACGCGGTGCGCCTCTCGCAAGGTGCGATCCGCGATGCCGGTGCCACGGTCGAAATACATGTCGACGCGATCTTGCCCGACGTGCGGATCGACCGCGTCCAGATCCAGCAGGTGCTCGTCAATCTGATCGCCAATGCCGCGGAGGCGGTGCGCGGCTGTGCGGAGCGGCGCATCGTCGTCTCGGCCCGCGCAGACACGGGCGGGGTGCGCGTCGATCTTGCCGATACGGGAGTTGGCCTGCCGCCCGAAGCGGCTGCCCGGCTCCTCCATCCCTACGAAGCCGGCAGGACCGGCGGCCTCGGCCTCGGTCTTCCGATCTGCCGGCAGATATTGGAAGAGCATGGGGGGAAGCTCTCGGCGGACAGGAACGCTCCGGCCGGCACGGTGTTCTTCTTCACCTTGCCGATCGCGGGCGATGCCGACGGCGCCGCGACGCCCATGTGA
- a CDS encoding phosphotransferase yields MDAKILDAVPAARRAIVDAALAGVLGAAPVAVVTPLSGGASGALIFRVESGKRLLLLRVEGPPSPLRNPHQYVSMRLAAEAGLAPKLFHVDAAAGIAITDFIVQQPLSAYPGGPGALAQALGVLLARLQATPAFPAFIDYPDLVRRLLAHVDRTGLFAAGLLDSHMEHLARLSEAHPWDPAKLVSSHNDPNPRNILFDGERLWLIDWESAYRNDPFADVAILLDNFAPTPELEAVFLKAWLGRAPDEAVYTRLALLRSLTRLYYAGVLLSASATLPREAPDTDLAAPSLADFRRARREGRLAPGTRQTIHIAGKMYLAAFLSGRPVPALDTL; encoded by the coding sequence ATGGACGCGAAAATTTTGGATGCCGTTCCTGCGGCCCGTCGCGCGATCGTGGACGCGGCGCTCGCCGGGGTCTTGGGCGCCGCACCGGTCGCTGTCGTCACGCCCCTTTCCGGCGGCGCGTCGGGCGCGCTGATCTTTCGCGTCGAGTCCGGCAAGCGGCTGCTGCTGCTGCGGGTCGAGGGTCCGCCCAGTCCGCTGCGCAATCCGCACCAATATGTCTCGATGCGCCTGGCGGCGGAGGCCGGCCTCGCGCCCAAGCTCTTCCACGTCGACGCGGCAGCCGGCATCGCGATAACCGATTTCATTGTGCAGCAGCCCTTGTCGGCCTATCCGGGCGGCCCGGGTGCGTTGGCCCAGGCGCTGGGCGTGTTGCTGGCCCGGCTGCAGGCCACGCCGGCCTTCCCGGCCTTCATCGACTATCCCGACCTCGTTCGCCGCCTGCTGGCGCATGTGGATCGGACGGGACTGTTCGCCGCCGGTCTGCTCGACAGCCACATGGAGCACCTCGCGCGGCTCAGCGAGGCCCATCCCTGGGATCCGGCAAAACTGGTCTCCAGCCACAACGATCCCAATCCGCGCAACATCCTGTTCGACGGCGAGCGGCTCTGGTTGATCGATTGGGAGTCGGCCTATCGCAACGATCCTTTCGCCGATGTCGCGATCCTGCTCGACAACTTCGCCCCAACGCCGGAATTGGAAGCGGTATTTCTGAAAGCCTGGCTCGGCCGCGCGCCTGACGAGGCCGTGTACACCCGCCTTGCGCTGCTGCGTTCGCTCACCCGCCTCTACTATGCGGGCGTTCTGCTCAGTGCGTCCGCGACGCTGCCGCGAGAGGCGCCGGACACCGATCTGGCAGCGCCGTCGCTGGCGGATTTCCGCCGCGCCCGGCGCGAGGGGCGATTGGCGCCTGGCACACGGCAGACGATCCATATTGCGGGGAAGATGTACCTCGCCGCGTTTCTGTCCGGCCGCCCGGTGCCGGCGTTGGATACGCTTTAG
- a CDS encoding VOC family protein — translation MIGYVTIGARDSEASGKFYDAVMEACGNERKFADGGWIGYGPQSSDAHCVYICPPYNSEPACHGNGMMIAFKAHSEVAVDAAHAAGLANGGTCEGRPGYRPPDRQGWYGAYLRDPTGNKIAVFFTP, via the coding sequence ATGATCGGCTATGTGACCATCGGCGCCAGGGACAGTGAGGCGTCGGGAAAATTCTATGACGCGGTCATGGAGGCTTGCGGCAACGAACGCAAATTCGCCGATGGCGGCTGGATCGGCTACGGCCCGCAAAGCAGCGACGCGCACTGCGTCTATATCTGTCCGCCCTACAACAGCGAGCCGGCCTGTCACGGCAATGGCATGATGATCGCCTTCAAGGCGCATTCGGAGGTTGCGGTCGACGCCGCGCACGCTGCCGGCCTGGCGAACGGCGGCACATGCGAAGGTCGGCCCGGCTATCGTCCGCCGGACAGGCAAGGCTGGTATGGCGCCTATCTGCGCGATCCGACCGGCAACAAGATCGCGGTGTTCTTCACGCCGTAG
- a CDS encoding cyclic nucleotide-gated ion channel: MTSRPGESLRRRAYLALEGGRAGGPAGAIVEVTLIALIVLNAAAYTLQSVPQIAHDYAGALAIFELISIVVFAAEYVLRLWTAPEDPAAGERGPVLGRLYFATRALMVVDFIAVVPAFVALFVPFLDLRVLRLVRLLRLLKIARYSPALSALSRALVDERRALYGSLLMFLCAMLLFAAAMHAVEGAAQPKAFGTIPDAMWWAVTTLTTVGYGDVVPQTALGRLLAGVAMIVGLGLAALPVGIIATSFASSIHRRDFVVTFGMLARVPLFRGFDAHTVSDIMNLLRAYTVSAGDVISVPGERAAAMYFVVAGEVEAQLPHARLRFRAGDFFGELALLEHPMRDASIVAVTGTRLLELSATDFEALLRRRPDLKQTLESFVLRPAGEDGLTEEEVAEAHDVRPAD; the protein is encoded by the coding sequence GTGACATCCCGCCCCGGCGAGAGCTTGCGCCGGCGTGCCTATCTCGCGCTGGAAGGCGGCCGGGCCGGCGGTCCGGCCGGCGCGATCGTCGAAGTGACGCTGATCGCATTGATCGTGCTCAACGCCGCGGCCTACACGCTGCAAAGCGTGCCGCAGATCGCGCACGACTATGCCGGCGCGCTGGCGATCTTCGAGCTGATCTCCATCGTGGTCTTCGCCGCCGAATATGTCCTGCGACTTTGGACGGCACCCGAGGACCCGGCGGCGGGCGAGCGCGGGCCGGTCCTGGGACGGCTCTATTTCGCCACGCGGGCGCTGATGGTCGTCGACTTCATCGCGGTGGTTCCGGCCTTCGTGGCGCTGTTCGTGCCGTTCCTCGACTTGCGCGTGCTGCGCCTCGTGCGGCTGTTGCGGCTGCTCAAGATCGCGCGCTATTCGCCCGCCCTGTCGGCGCTGTCGCGCGCCCTGGTCGACGAGCGCCGGGCGCTCTATGGCAGCCTGCTGATGTTCCTTTGCGCCATGCTGCTCTTCGCCGCCGCGATGCACGCCGTCGAAGGCGCCGCCCAGCCCAAGGCGTTCGGCACGATACCGGACGCGATGTGGTGGGCGGTCACGACCCTGACCACGGTCGGCTATGGCGATGTGGTGCCGCAGACCGCGCTCGGCCGCCTGCTGGCCGGCGTGGCGATGATCGTCGGCCTGGGCCTGGCGGCGCTGCCCGTCGGCATCATCGCGACCAGCTTCGCCAGCTCCATCCACCGCCGCGACTTCGTGGTGACCTTCGGGATGCTGGCCCGCGTCCCGCTGTTCCGCGGCTTCGACGCCCACACCGTCTCCGACATCATGAACCTGCTGCGCGCCTATACGGTGAGCGCCGGCGATGTCATCTCGGTGCCGGGCGAGCGGGCCGCCGCGATGTACTTCGTGGTCGCGGGCGAGGTCGAGGCGCAATTGCCGCATGCGCGGCTGCGGTTTCGGGCCGGCGACTTCTTCGGCGAACTGGCGCTGCTCGAACATCCCATGCGCGACGCGAGCATCGTGGCCGTGACCGGCACGCGCCTGCTCGAATTGTCGGCGACGGACTTCGAAGCATTGCTGCGCCGCCGGCCGGATCTCAAGCAGACGCTCGAAAGCTTCGTCCTCCGTCCGGCCGGGGAAGACGGCCTGACGGAAGAGGAAGTGGCCGAAGCGCATGACGTGCGGCCGGCGGACTGA
- the alaS gene encoding alanine--tRNA ligase, translating into MTSLADVRSSFTDFFRDRQHAVVPSSPLVPRNDPTLMFTNAGMVQFKNVFTGAEKRPYKRATSVQKCVRAGGKHNDLDNVGYTARHHTFFEMLGNFSFGDYFKEDAIAYAWDYISQTIGLPKDRLWVTVYPTDEVARGLWKKIAGIPDDRIVGHESNLWAMGPLGPCGYCSEIFYDQGDGVAGGPPGSTDEDGDRFLEFWNLVFMQFEQVDATTRIELPRPSIDTGMGLERITAILQGVTNNYDVDLFRHLIEASVEYSGAKNAGEAVFSHRVIADHLRATSFLIADGVLPSNEGRGYVLRRIMRRAMRHAHLIGSKDPLMYRLVPALVAEMGSAYSELKQAETTIRDTLKLEEIRFRDTLARGLKLLDEASGGLKSGDRLAGETAFKLYDTYGFPLDLTQDALKAKGIAVDTDGFDAAMARQKAEARKAWAGSGESATDTQWFAIKDELGSTEFLGYDTESAEGNIVALLKDGARVPSAKAGETVLLLTNQTPFYGESGGQVGDAGSLAAAKGEGIVTDTEKKLGSLHVHVVTVTSGVLAVGDTVDLKVDGERRRATRANHSATHLLHAALKRVLGPHVQQKGSLVAPERLRFDFSHPKPVSHDELERIEQLVNDVIRQNSDVTTRLMATEAAIEAGAEALFGEKYGDEVRVLSMGSDLDADKTYSVELCGGTHVHRLGDIGLFTILAESAVAAGVRRIEALTSEGARKYLSGQAELAREAAATLKTSAADLPARVAALSDERRKLERELTEARKQLALGKVAPASAPARAAADPSGSPALDARIVEGVAAKDLKSLVDGAKAQLGSGIVAFVAVADGRASLVVGVTDDLTARISAVDLVKLGAEALGGKGGGGRPDMAQAGGPDSGKAEAALEAIRGRVKALPPAA; encoded by the coding sequence ATGACCAGTCTCGCAGACGTCCGCAGCTCCTTCACCGATTTCTTCCGGGACCGCCAGCACGCGGTGGTGCCGTCCTCGCCGCTCGTGCCGCGCAACGACCCCACCTTGATGTTCACCAATGCCGGCATGGTGCAGTTCAAGAACGTCTTCACCGGCGCGGAGAAGCGGCCCTACAAGCGCGCCACCTCGGTGCAGAAATGCGTCCGCGCCGGCGGCAAGCACAACGACCTCGACAATGTCGGCTACACGGCGCGGCACCACACCTTCTTCGAGATGCTGGGGAATTTCTCGTTCGGCGACTATTTCAAGGAAGACGCCATCGCCTATGCCTGGGATTACATCTCGCAAACCATCGGCCTGCCCAAGGACCGGCTCTGGGTGACGGTCTACCCGACCGACGAGGTGGCGCGCGGGCTGTGGAAGAAGATCGCCGGCATCCCCGACGACCGGATCGTCGGCCATGAGAGCAATCTGTGGGCGATGGGGCCTCTAGGGCCCTGCGGCTATTGCTCGGAGATCTTCTACGACCAGGGCGACGGCGTCGCGGGCGGGCCGCCCGGCAGCACCGACGAGGACGGCGACCGCTTCCTGGAATTCTGGAACCTCGTCTTCATGCAGTTCGAGCAGGTGGACGCGACCACCCGCATCGAGTTGCCGCGCCCCTCGATCGACACCGGCATGGGGCTGGAGCGCATCACCGCGATCCTGCAGGGCGTCACCAACAATTACGACGTCGACCTGTTCCGCCACCTGATCGAGGCCTCGGTCGAATATTCCGGTGCGAAGAATGCCGGCGAGGCGGTGTTCAGCCACCGGGTGATCGCCGACCATCTGCGCGCGACCTCCTTCCTGATCGCCGACGGCGTGCTGCCGTCGAACGAGGGCCGCGGCTATGTATTGCGCCGGATCATGCGCCGCGCGATGCGCCACGCCCATCTGATCGGGTCGAAGGATCCGCTGATGTACCGGCTGGTGCCGGCGCTGGTGGCCGAGATGGGCTCGGCCTATTCCGAACTCAAACAGGCCGAGACCACGATCCGGGACACGCTGAAGCTCGAGGAGATCCGCTTCCGCGATACGCTGGCGCGCGGCCTCAAGCTGCTCGACGAGGCGAGCGGCGGCCTCAAATCCGGCGACCGGCTGGCCGGCGAGACCGCCTTCAAGCTCTACGACACCTATGGCTTCCCGCTCGACCTCACCCAGGATGCGCTGAAGGCCAAGGGCATCGCGGTCGACACGGACGGGTTCGACGCGGCGATGGCGCGCCAGAAGGCGGAGGCGCGCAAGGCCTGGGCCGGCTCGGGCGAGTCGGCGACCGACACGCAATGGTTCGCGATCAAGGACGAGCTCGGCTCGACCGAATTCCTCGGCTACGACACGGAAAGCGCGGAAGGCAATATCGTCGCGCTGCTCAAGGACGGCGCGCGCGTGCCCTCGGCCAAGGCGGGCGAGACGGTGCTGCTGCTCACCAACCAGACGCCGTTCTATGGCGAATCCGGCGGCCAGGTCGGCGACGCGGGATCGCTCGCCGCGGCGAAGGGCGAGGGCATCGTCACGGACACCGAGAAGAAGCTCGGCAGCCTGCATGTGCATGTCGTGACCGTGACGAGTGGCGTGCTCGCGGTCGGCGACACGGTCGACCTGAAGGTCGACGGCGAGCGCCGGCGCGCGACCCGCGCCAACCACTCGGCGACGCATCTGCTGCATGCCGCGCTCAAGCGCGTGCTGGGGCCGCATGTGCAGCAGAAGGGTTCGCTGGTCGCGCCCGAGCGGCTGCGCTTCGACTTCAGCCATCCCAAGCCGGTCAGCCATGACGAGCTCGAGCGCATCGAACAGCTGGTCAATGACGTGATCCGGCAGAACTCCGACGTGACCACGCGCCTGATGGCGACGGAGGCGGCGATCGAGGCCGGCGCGGAGGCGCTGTTCGGCGAGAAGTACGGCGACGAAGTGCGCGTGCTGAGCATGGGCAGCGACCTGGACGCGGACAAGACTTATTCGGTCGAGCTGTGCGGCGGCACCCATGTCCACCGGCTGGGCGATATCGGCCTCTTCACGATCCTCGCCGAGAGCGCGGTCGCCGCGGGCGTGCGCCGCATCGAGGCGCTGACCTCCGAGGGCGCGCGCAAATATCTCTCCGGCCAGGCCGAGCTCGCGCGCGAGGCCGCCGCCACGCTCAAGACCAGTGCGGCCGACCTGCCGGCCCGCGTCGCGGCCTTGTCGGATGAGCGCCGCAAGCTGGAGCGCGAACTGACCGAGGCGCGCAAGCAGCTCGCGCTCGGAAAGGTCGCACCGGCGTCGGCCCCCGCCCGGGCGGCGGCCGATCCGAGCGGCAGCCCGGCGCTGGATGCCCGGATCGTCGAAGGCGTCGCGGCGAAGGATCTGAAATCGCTGGTCGACGGCGCCAAGGCGCAGCTCGGCTCGGGCATCGTCGCTTTTGTGGCGGTGGCGGATGGGCGGGCCTCGCTGGTGGTCGGCGTGACCGACGACCTGACGGCCCGGATCAGCGCCGTGGATCTCGTCAAGCTCGGCGCCGAGGCGCTGGGCGGCAAGGGCGGCGGCGGCCGGCCGGACATGGCGCAGGCCGGCGGACCGGACAGCGGCAAGGCGGAAGCGGCGCTTGAGGCGATCCGGGGCCGCGTAAAAGCGCTGCCGCCCGCGGCGTGA
- the recA gene encoding recombinase RecA, which yields MAQAALRVVGKEDNSDRKRALDAALSQIDRAFGKGSVMKMGARDLGVATDAVSTGSLGLDIALGIGGLPRGRVIEVYGPESSGKTTLALHVVAEIQKKGGIAAYIDAEHAMDPGYAKKLGVDIDEMLISQPDTGEQALEITDTLVRSGGVDIVVIDSVAALTPKAELEGEMGDSLPGLQARLMSQALRKLTASISKSNTIVLFINQIRMKIGVMFGNPETTTGGNALKFYSSVRLDIRRIGAIKDHDEVIGNQTRVKVVKNKVAPPFKQVEFDIMYGQGISKTGELLDLGVKAGVVEKSGSWFSHDGNRIGQGREQAKTFLKANPAVADTIEAAIRGSAGLLAQNLALGGEGKDDEDDEG from the coding sequence ATGGCACAGGCGGCATTGCGGGTTGTGGGCAAGGAAGACAATTCGGATCGCAAGCGGGCGCTCGACGCGGCGCTGAGCCAGATCGACCGGGCCTTCGGCAAGGGCTCGGTGATGAAGATGGGGGCGCGCGATCTGGGCGTCGCCACCGATGCGGTCTCGACCGGCTCGCTCGGCCTCGACATCGCGCTCGGCATCGGCGGGCTGCCGCGCGGCCGGGTGATCGAGGTCTATGGCCCGGAAAGCTCGGGCAAGACGACCCTGGCGCTGCATGTCGTGGCGGAGATCCAGAAGAAGGGCGGCATCGCGGCCTATATCGACGCCGAACATGCGATGGACCCGGGCTATGCCAAGAAGCTGGGCGTCGACATCGACGAGATGCTGATCTCCCAGCCCGACACGGGCGAGCAGGCGCTGGAGATCACCGACACGCTGGTGCGCTCGGGCGGCGTCGACATCGTGGTGATCGACTCGGTCGCGGCCCTGACGCCCAAGGCGGAGCTGGAGGGCGAGATGGGCGATTCGCTGCCCGGCCTGCAGGCGCGGCTGATGAGCCAGGCGCTGCGCAAGCTGACGGCGTCGATCTCCAAATCCAACACCATCGTGCTGTTCATCAACCAGATCCGCATGAAGATCGGCGTGATGTTCGGCAATCCGGAGACCACGACGGGCGGCAATGCGCTGAAATTCTATTCCTCGGTGCGTCTCGACATCCGCCGCATCGGCGCGATCAAGGACCATGACGAGGTGATCGGCAACCAGACCCGCGTGAAAGTGGTCAAGAACAAGGTCGCGCCGCCCTTCAAGCAGGTCGAGTTCGACATCATGTACGGCCAGGGCATCTCCAAGACCGGCGAGCTGCTGGACCTCGGCGTCAAGGCCGGGGTGGTGGAGAAGTCGGGCTCCTGGTTCTCCCATGACGGCAACCGGATCGGCCAGGGTCGCGAGCAGGCCAAGACCTTCCTGAAGGCCAATCCCGCCGTGGCGGACACGATCGAGGCCGCGATCCGCGGCAGTGCCGGCCTCCTGGCCCAGAACCTGGCGCTCGGCGGCGAAGGCAAGGATGACGAGGACGACGAGGGCTGA
- a CDS encoding TonB-dependent receptor, translating to MRFFSRHKSVLCAGACAAAMVAAFPAIAADAGGGVETVVVTSQKVQGDVQTLPIAVTALSQTQLTTQQIAGGPDLVKSVPNLTFSKTNFTGYNIEIRGIGTQAVSATTDPAVAIGMNDIAFIRNHFFEQEFFDLDQAQVLRGPQGTLYGRNATAGVVNLITAKPTDQFQAMASVDVSNYSGRRLEGMLNIPIIGDKLDLRVAGEWTVRDGYTFDQTTDKAVDGRDLWSGRASLLFHPIEDLTATLVWEHFSEDDDRMRSAKQLCEKDPGPDSVGGVDLDDPGLSGFYKNALSQGCKPTSLYSASAYETPNGFAIPFVEGGAFMFNGSGLGGGGAGGFVLNPIDPYASQTQPRNLRVIQSAIEPNYRAKSDVLELNADYNITPTLTLTSQTGYDNDQLRSTEDYNRFNTAPGLFATAGASQYVVTTPVVNGVYCDPQLGCSSSMVAEDLSQERSSQFTQELRLTSSFDGPLNFSVGANYTHYQTLDDYYTFFNLLSLEAQLSNGSGPKDYGNCYALGTIAPTPYPISPTPYYVDFGNGPVATQGSLGCIPGYSPGTYIDPNPISSLNGNGHNYFRSENPYHLNSWAGFGEVYYQILPDLKLTGGLRWTEDQKKFWDIPSWTFLQGGGYPVAGIVKQSWGEVTGRFNASWSPKLDFTDASMFYASYSRGYKGGGANPPGPEPAFLGLGSFVTHPATFAPEFVDAFELGTKNTLLDGSLTLDADVFYYAYKGYQISQIVDRTSVNLNFDAKVKGAELEATWQPLPGLSFNLTGGYEDSSIDKGQSAVDLMDRTAGQPGWVVVKPYVSGTSNCILPASVVATLVNTYTSGPGVSTLFAPLATACNAAYGGVGSTGISQPLDDFSEYGVTGFDPASVPNGGAGFSKNLGGNKLPNMPPFTLSLGAQYTMPLNETWTATLRGDGYWQGNSFARVFNDRPYDQIHGYTNVNLSVTLADPDGWQAMFYVKNLFDTTAITGAFLNSDDSALTTNVFLTDPRLFGVRINKSF from the coding sequence ATGCGTTTTTTCTCACGCCATAAATCCGTGTTGTGTGCCGGCGCCTGCGCCGCCGCGATGGTCGCGGCCTTTCCGGCAATCGCCGCCGATGCCGGCGGCGGCGTCGAGACCGTCGTGGTCACGAGCCAGAAGGTCCAGGGCGACGTCCAGACCCTTCCGATCGCGGTCACGGCGCTGTCGCAGACCCAGTTGACCACCCAGCAGATCGCCGGCGGCCCCGATCTCGTGAAGTCGGTTCCGAACCTGACTTTCTCCAAGACGAATTTCACCGGTTACAACATCGAGATCCGCGGCATCGGCACGCAGGCGGTATCGGCGACGACCGATCCGGCGGTGGCGATCGGGATGAACGACATCGCCTTCATCCGCAATCATTTCTTCGAACAGGAATTCTTCGACCTCGACCAGGCCCAGGTACTGCGCGGACCGCAAGGCACGCTCTATGGCCGCAACGCCACGGCCGGCGTGGTCAACCTGATCACCGCCAAGCCGACCGACCAGTTTCAGGCGATGGCCTCAGTCGATGTCAGCAATTATTCCGGCCGCCGCCTGGAAGGGATGCTCAACATCCCCATCATCGGCGACAAGCTCGATCTCCGCGTGGCGGGGGAATGGACCGTGCGCGACGGCTATACGTTCGACCAGACGACGGACAAGGCCGTCGACGGGCGCGATCTGTGGTCCGGCCGCGCCTCCCTGCTCTTCCATCCGATCGAGGATCTGACCGCGACCCTGGTCTGGGAGCATTTCTCCGAAGACGACGACCGCATGCGTTCCGCCAAGCAGCTTTGCGAGAAGGATCCGGGCCCGGATTCCGTCGGCGGCGTCGACCTGGACGATCCCGGCCTGTCGGGATTCTACAAGAACGCACTGAGCCAGGGCTGCAAGCCGACCTCGCTGTATTCGGCGAGCGCCTATGAGACGCCCAACGGATTCGCGATTCCGTTCGTCGAAGGGGGCGCGTTCATGTTCAACGGATCGGGACTGGGCGGCGGCGGCGCGGGCGGCTTTGTCCTCAACCCCATCGATCCCTATGCCAGCCAGACGCAGCCGCGGAATCTGCGCGTCATCCAGTCCGCGATCGAGCCGAACTATCGCGCCAAGTCCGACGTTCTCGAACTGAACGCCGACTACAACATCACGCCCACCCTGACGCTGACCTCGCAGACCGGCTACGACAACGACCAGCTCCGCTCGACGGAGGATTACAACCGGTTCAACACGGCGCCGGGACTGTTCGCGACGGCCGGGGCGAGCCAGTATGTGGTGACCACCCCGGTCGTCAACGGCGTCTATTGCGATCCGCAGCTCGGCTGTTCGAGCAGCATGGTCGCCGAGGACCTGTCGCAGGAACGCTCCTCGCAGTTCACGCAGGAGCTGCGTCTCACATCGAGCTTCGATGGACCGCTCAATTTCAGCGTCGGCGCCAACTACACCCATTATCAGACGCTCGACGACTACTACACCTTCTTCAATCTGCTCTCGCTCGAAGCTCAACTTAGCAATGGGTCCGGTCCCAAGGATTACGGAAACTGCTATGCGCTAGGCACCATAGCGCCGACGCCGTACCCCATATCGCCAACACCCTACTACGTCGATTTCGGGAACGGGCCGGTCGCCACGCAAGGCTCACTCGGCTGCATTCCGGGATATAGTCCCGGCACGTATATCGATCCCAATCCGATCTCCAGTCTCAACGGCAATGGCCACAACTACTTTCGCAGCGAGAACCCCTACCACCTCAACTCCTGGGCCGGCTTCGGCGAGGTGTATTATCAGATCCTGCCCGATCTGAAGCTCACGGGCGGATTGCGCTGGACCGAAGACCAGAAGAAGTTCTGGGACATCCCGAGCTGGACCTTCCTGCAAGGCGGCGGCTATCCGGTCGCGGGAATCGTCAAGCAGAGCTGGGGGGAAGTGACCGGTCGCTTCAATGCGAGCTGGTCGCCCAAGCTCGATTTCACCGACGCGTCGATGTTCTATGCCTCCTATTCGCGTGGTTACAAGGGCGGCGGCGCCAATCCGCCCGGTCCCGAGCCGGCTTTCCTCGGGCTGGGAAGTTTCGTCACGCATCCCGCAACCTTCGCGCCGGAATTCGTCGATGCTTTCGAGCTCGGCACCAAGAACACGCTGCTCGACGGCAGCCTGACGCTGGACGCCGATGTCTTCTACTATGCCTACAAGGGCTATCAGATCTCGCAGATCGTGGATCGGACCTCGGTCAACCTGAACTTCGACGCCAAGGTCAAGGGCGCCGAGCTCGAAGCGACATGGCAGCCGCTCCCCGGGCTGTCGTTCAACCTCACGGGCGGATATGAGGACAGCTCGATCGACAAGGGCCAATCCGCGGTCGATCTGATGGATCGTACGGCCGGCCAGCCGGGCTGGGTGGTCGTCAAACCCTATGTCTCCGGCACATCGAATTGCATTCTGCCGGCGAGTGTCGTGGCGACGCTGGTGAACACGTACACCAGCGGGCCGGGCGTCAGTACGCTCTTCGCTCCGCTGGCTACGGCGTGCAATGCCGCTTACGGCGGAGTGGGTTCCACAGGCATTTCACAGCCGCTCGACGATTTCAGCGAATACGGCGTCACCGGCTTCGATCCGGCCAGCGTGCCCAATGGCGGTGCCGGCTTCTCGAAGAACCTGGGGGGCAACAAGCTGCCCAACATGCCGCCCTTCACCCTGTCGCTCGGCGCGCAATACACGATGCCGCTGAACGAGACCTGGACGGCGACGTTGCGCGGCGACGGCTATTGGCAGGGCAATTCCTTCGCCCGCGTGTTCAACGACCGGCCCTATGACCAGATCCACGGCTACACCAATGTGAACCTGTCGGTGACCCTCGCCGATCCGGATGGCTGGCAGGCGATGTTCTACGTCAAGAACCTGTTCGACACGACGGCGATCACCGGCGCCTTCCTCAACTCCGACGATTCGGCGCTGACCACCAATGTGTTCCTGACCGATCCGCGGCTGTTCGGGGTGCGCATCAACAAGTCCTTCTGA